One genomic window of bacterium includes the following:
- a CDS encoding glucosyl-3-phosphoglycerate synthase — protein MKRSRRFTPFSKILVPVIHGCDPTAALNAARLMIGEGKILLVGLVRVQKSKSLSTASQTARQIRQSFRALSERERFQSISPIHVSYDPWRELVDMIEQENPDLLLLDWPRGLKALGVSVETVLTHPPCDTALVRGPLPGSPSHLLVPARGGPYAELALRVSLAISRASNARMTSLHLLPVDFVRNDQRDAAFLGLARVLARLPVDRRQITTSDPAGTILQESVHSDLIVMGSTVRPKESYASLGPVAEEVFRKSSVPVIAVKSQRLDETSIQDPSPTAISVLVDKWFAENTFHANEFKNLERLLSLKKEQRLTISVAMPTLNEQATVGQVIRTIKRALMERIPLVDEIVLIDSQSTDRTREISEACEIPIFVHQEILPQYEARSGKGEALWKSLYVTRGDLIVWIDTDITNIHPRFVYGLLGVLLHSPRIQFVKGFYRRPLRVSEKIQAGGGGRVTELTARPLLNLFYPELSGIIQPLSGEYAGRRSLLERLTFYSGYGVEVGLLIDAFEKAGLDAIAQVDLVERIHRNQSLEPLSKMSFAIIQTVISKLEKRLGHSLLEDINKSMKLIRYERPRYFLDVEKIAERVRPPMIELPEYQRIHH, from the coding sequence ATGAAAAGATCCAGACGTTTCACACCGTTTTCCAAGATTCTTGTTCCCGTGATTCATGGCTGCGATCCAACAGCTGCCTTGAATGCGGCACGCTTGATGATTGGAGAAGGCAAGATACTTCTGGTAGGGTTGGTGAGAGTCCAAAAGAGTAAATCCTTGAGCACGGCCTCACAGACGGCACGACAGATTCGACAAAGCTTTCGTGCTCTGAGCGAGCGCGAACGATTTCAAAGCATATCTCCAATTCATGTCTCGTATGATCCGTGGAGAGAACTTGTTGACATGATTGAGCAGGAGAATCCGGATCTTCTCTTACTGGATTGGCCTCGGGGTTTGAAGGCGCTCGGTGTTTCCGTCGAGACGGTGTTAACCCACCCTCCATGCGATACAGCGCTGGTACGCGGTCCGTTACCCGGGTCTCCTTCACATCTTCTTGTCCCCGCGCGCGGAGGACCTTACGCGGAGTTGGCTCTTCGCGTTTCACTGGCCATTTCTCGTGCCTCGAACGCCCGCATGACGTCACTTCACCTCTTGCCTGTCGATTTTGTCAGAAATGACCAGAGGGATGCTGCCTTTCTAGGCCTGGCTCGCGTGCTCGCGCGACTCCCGGTCGATCGCAGGCAAATCACGACCTCCGATCCTGCAGGAACAATTCTTCAGGAATCAGTTCATTCGGACTTGATTGTAATGGGTTCCACGGTCCGTCCGAAAGAATCTTATGCTTCTCTGGGACCGGTGGCCGAGGAGGTTTTCCGCAAGAGTTCTGTCCCCGTGATTGCAGTGAAGTCGCAACGCCTTGACGAAACGTCAATTCAGGATCCGAGTCCAACAGCTATCTCAGTTCTGGTGGATAAATGGTTTGCAGAAAATACGTTTCATGCGAATGAGTTTAAGAATCTTGAAAGGTTGCTTTCGCTGAAAAAAGAACAACGGCTCACCATCAGCGTTGCCATGCCGACTTTGAATGAACAGGCCACGGTCGGGCAAGTAATCCGGACGATCAAGCGCGCATTGATGGAACGTATCCCGCTTGTGGATGAAATCGTTCTGATCGATTCTCAGTCCACCGATCGTACACGAGAGATTTCAGAGGCATGTGAAATTCCAATATTCGTCCATCAGGAGATATTACCGCAGTACGAAGCGCGTTCAGGCAAAGGAGAGGCGCTTTGGAAAAGTCTTTACGTTACGCGCGGTGATCTCATCGTCTGGATCGATACTGACATTACGAATATCCACCCGCGTTTTGTGTACGGGTTGCTTGGAGTGCTGCTTCATTCTCCACGAATACAGTTTGTTAAAGGATTTTACCGCCGGCCTCTTCGGGTTAGTGAAAAGATCCAGGCAGGTGGCGGAGGGCGTGTCACAGAACTCACGGCACGGCCACTGTTGAACCTTTTTTATCCGGAGCTTTCCGGCATTATCCAGCCGCTGTCAGGCGAGTATGCCGGCCGTCGATCATTGCTGGAACGTCTAACTTTCTACTCCGGATATGGTGTTGAAGTGGGCCTGCTTATTGATGCCTTTGAGAAGGCCGGCCTGGATGCCATCGCTCAGGTAGACCTCGTGGAACGAATTCATCGAAACCAGTCCCTGGAGCCTCTCAGCAAAATGTCGTTCGCTATTATTCAAACCGTAATCAGCAAGCTTGAAAAACGACTTGGGCATAGTTTGCTGGAAGATATCAATAAAAGCATGAAACTGATTCGTTACGAACGCCCGAGATACTTCCTTGATGTAGAGAAGATCGCTGAAAGAGTCCGGCCTCCAATGATTGAACTCCCGGAATATCAAAGGATTCATCACTAA